The DNA region GCCGGCTCATCGAGATGGGCGCCCGGCGCACCCACGAGCTGGCCGCCGTGGCCTGCTCGCGGGCCGCGTACGTGGGCGGCTTCGAGGCCACCTCCGACCTGGCGGCGGGCTTCCGCTACGGCATCCCCACCGTGGGCACCTCCGCCCACGCCTTCACCCTCCTGCACGACTCGGAGCGGGACGCCTTCCGGGCCCAGGTGGACTCGCTGGGCAACGGCACCACGCTGCTCGTCGACACGTACGACGTCGCCGAGGCCGTCCGTACCGCCGTCGAGGTGGCGGGCCCCGGGCTCGGAGCCGTACGCATCGACTCCGGCGACCTGCTGCTCGTCGCGCACCGGGTGCGGGCGCAGCTGGACGAGCTGGGCGCGACGGACACCAAGATCGTGGTGACCTCGGACCTCGACGAGTACGCCATCGCCTCGCTGGCGGCGGCGCCGGTCGACGCGTACGGGGTGGGCACCCAGCTGGTCACCGGCAGCGGTCACCCGACCTGCTCCATGGTCTACAAGCTGGTCGCCCGGGCCTCCTCGGCCGATCCGAAGGCGCCGCTGACGCCGGTGGCGAAGAAGTCGGTGGGCGGCAAGGCCTCCATCGGCGGCCGCAAGTGGGCGGCCCGCCGCACCGACGCCGCCGGGGTCGCCGAGGCCGAGATCGTCGGCACCGGTCAGGTCCCGCCGGAGCTCGTCGACCGGCAGCTGCTGGTCGAGCTGGTCAAGGGCGGTGACGTGGTGGCCCGGGAGCCCCTGGACGCCGCCCGCGCCCGGCACATCGCGGCCCGCGCCGCGCTCCCGATGTCGGCGATCCAGCTGTCGCGGGGCGAGCCGGTGCTCCCGACCGAATACCTGTAACCCCTCCTGGCGCCCCCTCCCGCCCGGCGGGGGAAGTCTCTAGGCTCGAAACCGACCCCGCCCGCCCAGCCTCAGCAAGGACACCCGCCATGCACCGCGCATTGATCGTTGTGGACGTTCAGAACGACTTCTGCGAGGGCGGCAGCCTCGCGGTGGCGGGGGGCGCCGATGTCGCCGCCGCCGTGACCGAGCTGATCGGGGCGGCGGGCGGCGCCGGGTACCAGCACGTGGTGGCCACCCGCGACCACCACGTGGAGCCGGGTCCGCACTTCTCGGACCACCCGGACTACCTGACCTCGTGGCCGCGGCACTGCGTGGCCGGCACCGAGGGCGTCGGGTTCCACCCGAACTTCGCGCCCGCCGTCGCCAGCGGCGCGATCGACGCGGTCTTCGACAAGGGCGCCTACGAGGCGGCGTACAGCGGCTTCGAGGGCCGGGACGAGAACGGCAGCACCCTCGCCGACTGGCTGCACGCCCGCAAGGTCACCGAGGTGGACGTGGTCGGCATCGCGACCGACCACTGCGTCCGGGCGACCGCCCTGGACGCGGCCCGCGAGGGCTTCCGCACCCATGTGCTGCTCGATCTGACGGCCGGGGTCGCGAAGGAGTCCACCGACCGGGCCCTGGACGAGCTGCGCGCGGCGGGCGTCGAGCTGACCGGAAAGCCGGTCGTCGCCCCGTAACGCCGCCGCACCGGTCGCCGGTCGCTAGGCCGCCGGGGCCTTCGGCAGGGACCGTATGGGGTGCCACAGCTCCTGGGGACAGCCGCGCCAGAGCATGCCGTCCGGGTGGTGGAGCACGGCCGTGATCTCGTCCGGGGTGGGCGGCTCGGCGTTGCCGCGGAGGTAGACCGCGCGGAGGCCCAGGTTCCGCAGCCTGGTCAGGGCGCGGGCCCGGTTCGCCGCGTGTACCAGGAAGCGCACCGTGGCCCCGTCGCCGGCCGGGCTGGGCAGGCCGATGGCGACGACGACACTGCCTCCCGGCAGTCTGCAGAACCCTCCATTGGGCATACGGAACCACTCCCCCGTGGAACTACTGTCAATAAGGTCGGACGGCCAGGGGCCGTAGACGCACCTAAACACGATCGGCCGCCGCCCGCTAGAGGGCGACGGCCGATCATGCTCTGACCTGCGAAGACGCAGGAGAATTCGCTTTTACTTCACCGAGGGGCCGACCTGGACCGTGATGGTCTGGCCGTTCTTCGGCTCCTTGACGACGCGGATCTGGGTGTTGGTGTCAGTTACCTGGACACCGGCGCGCGGGTTCTCGGCGAACCAGTAGACGCCCTTGTGGTCGTCGAAGACCCGGTTGCCGGCCTGCGACGGGACCCAGGTGGCCTCGCCCTTGTTGTGCAGCTGGAAGCCGTCCGTGCGGGAGATGCTGAACGGCGAGTCGTACGCCTGGACGCGGTTGCGCATCAGGCTGCCGTCACGCCACTTCAGCGGGCTCGGGTGAGCGTCGATCGGGAGGATCCGGCCGACACCCGGGTGCTGGGAGGTGTTGTTGTCCTTCTGGGACAGGTCCCACTTCCAGATCAGCAGCCCGTTCTGGTACGGGTAGTGCTCGACCCAGCTGGCCTTGTCGCCGGTGAAGCCGAAGTTGTACGGACCGACCTTGAGGGTCTTGTCGTACGACACGTACTGGCGGTTCTCCGCGATGTAGTACTGCTCGTACTCCTTCGTGAAGCCCTTGCCGACCCGCGAGAAGCCCTTGGCGACCCAGCCGTTGTCACCGTTCTCGGCGTTGTCCGAGAAGACGGCGGCACCGTCGGCGGTCAGCGTGATGGCGTCGGCGGTGAAGCCCTTGCCGCCCGCGCCGCCGTCCGTCTGGTAGCGGAAGCGGAGGTCGAACTTCTTGCCCGCGTACGCGTCCAGGTTGTAGACGAGCTTCTTGTGCGCGCCGGAGACGTCGGTCAGCGCCGGGGCGCCGGAGGCGTCCTTCGGGATGGCCACGCCGTCGGCGGTGCCGTCCACGGCGGTCCAGTTGGCGCCGCCGTCCGTCGACACCTCGGTGTAGAGGTAGTCGTAGTCCAGCTCGATGTCGTACCAGCCCTGGAGCTCCAGGGAGGCCGAGGTCTTGCCGGTCAGGTCGACGGAGCGGGTCAGGGTGTTCTTGAGGTCGTCACCCATGTCGCTCCACCACTGCGTGGCGCCCTCGGCGGGAGCCACGATGTCGGTGGTGACCTGCTTCTTCGGCAGCTCGACGACGAGCGCCTGCGGGTTCTTGGTGTTGTACGCCGAGACGCCCAGCTTGTGCGTGGTCTTGGTGCCGCGCTGCCAGTCGTTGACCTTGGCGTAGTTCAGCCAGCCGAGCTGCAGCTTGTCCCAGGCGCTCATGTCGCCGGGGAGGTCGCCGATCGAGTCCTTGCCGGTGCCGAGCCAGGAACCGGAGGACATCAGGTCCCAGAAGCCGGTCGAGTTCTCGCCGCCGGAGGTGTCGTAGTTGTCCGGCAGACCGAGGTCGTGGCCGTACTCGTGTGCGAAGACGCCGAGGCCGCCGTTCTCCGGCTGCATCGTGTAGTCGCCGACCCAGATGCCCGAGTCGCCGATCTGGGTTCCGCCGGCCTTGTTGTTCGCCGGGCCGGTCTTGCCGGCGTCCGTGCCGTAGGCGTACCAACGGTGGGCCCACAGGGCGTTGGTGCCCTCGACGCCGCCGCCGGCCGACTCGTCCTCGCCCGCGTGGACGATCTGGAAGTGGTCGATGTAGCCGTCGGGCTCGTTGAAGTTGCCGTCGCCGTCGAAGTCGTAGCGGTCCCACTGGTCGTACTGCGCCAGCGTCGCCTTGATCTCGGCGTCGGTCTTGCCCTTGGCCTTCTGGTCGGCGTTCCAGGCGACGAGACCGTCGCGCACGGTGTCCCACACGTTGGCGCAGTTGGTCTGACCGCAGTAGTTGGAGCCGTATCGGGCCTCGTTGTACGGGACCTTGACCCAGTCGGAGACGGCGCCGTCGACCGAGTAGCGGCCGGACGAGGTCTTCTCGTAGTAGGTCTTCAGGGACTGCTTCGGCTGGCCCTTCTTGTCCTTGCCGGTGCCGAAGTACAGGTCCTGGAAGTGCTGCTGGTTGTAGTCCGCCTGCCAGGCGGTCGAGTTGTCCTTCGACCGGTCGGGCTGGGCTATGGAGTTGTGGAGCGGGCCGGGCTCGCCGCCGTACTTCGGCTTGAGCTCGGTGGTGTCGTCGTCCTTGCGGTCGACCAGGGTGGTGTTGTCCACCTGGTCGCCGAACTCGACGAGGATGGTGAAGATCTTGTCGGTCTTCTCGCGGGCCAGCTCGACGTACTTCTTGCTGTCGAGCTTGACCACCTTGGAGCCGTGGCGGCTCTCGACCTTGGTCTCGCCGTTGAGCACCTGCTCGATGGCGGCCTGCCGCTGCGCAGCCTGCTGCTTGCTGTACGGACCGTCGAGGTCGTGGTCGACGGTGGTCTTGTCAGCGGCGTTGGCCCGGGCCGCGGTGGCGGCCTGCGCGGGGGTGGTCGTGTCCGCCCACGCGGTGAAGGTCGATGCGGTCGCGGCCGTGGCGGCGAGGGCCACCACGACTGCGGACGCGCGGAACGCCCGTCGTCTGTTGGTCACTTGTTTCTGTCCTCCCCAGGCGCACCTCGCACGGCAGATCGATGGTGGGGTGTCCGCCGGACGGGTGACGCGTCACAAGTGACGACATTCGACCGGAGTTGAAGCAGAAAAGACAGACCTTGACTTGGACAGGCCAACTGCACTATGTGGGATCGGATTTCCGATAGTCGAACATCGAACGAACTTCCGTCGCCCGCATATGCGACATGACCGTGCGCCCCTGCGCCCCCCGTGCATCGCGGCGTGGGTTAGGTCACGCTTAGTTCCCCTGCGGCCGGGCATCCACCGTCGTAGAGTCGCACTCGCCCAGCGCCCCCGAGGGACGGTAACCGCCATGCAGCGACCGAACGCCGCACAGTACGCCACCGGTTCGGCCACCGTCGTACTCTCGACCGTCGCCCTGCTGCTGCTCGCCGGCACGCCCACGACCCTCGGCATCGCGGTCGTGTGTGCCGCCGGCCTGTTCCTGGGTGTGCTGGTTGCGGTGACGATGCCGGTGCGCGCGCGGCACGTCAAGACCCCTACGGCGACTCCTGTCAATGTGGCCGAGGAAACAGCGATCCGAGTGCCCGCCGCGCCCGTGGGCGCGGGCGCGGACACCCGGATCGGTTCGTGACGACGATCGGTTCGTGACGGCGATCGGCTCGTGACGGCGATCGGCTCGTGACGGCGATCGGCTCGTGACGGCCTATTGCGGGACGGACACCACCACCGTCTTCGCCGCCTTGTCGTGCAGGCCCTGTTTGTACGGCTTGTCCACGAGGATGAGGATCAGCAGGAGCAGCGGCCACAGGCACGCGCAGCAGATCAGCGTCGGCAGCCACAGCACGACCGCGCGGATGAGGGAGGCGTTCATCGGCGGCGTGGAACCGTCGTTGAGCATCGCGACCCGCAGCTTCATCCACTTCTTGCCGAGCGTCTGGCCGCCCTTGGCCACCATGACGGTGTCGTACGCGACATACGCGACGATCGTGATGAGCTGGAAGACCAGCTGCCCGCCGCCGTTGAGGCTGTTGACCGTGTCGTCCCAGTCGTTGCCGTCCCCGGCCCGGTCGTAGATCTTGAACGGAATGCCGATGACCGCGAGCGGCACGGCGATGATCAGCCAGTCGATGACCCGGGCGGCGATGCGCTTGCCGGACTCGGCGAGCGGCGGCATCCCGGAGAGCGGGTCGGTCCCGCCGTACGGTCCCCCGCCGTAGGGCCCGCCGCCGCCACCGCCGTACGGATCACCGCCGCCACCGCCGTACGAGGGGGGCGGCGGGGGCATGCGGTCGTACGGGCTCCCCGACGGCGGCCCC from Streptomyces fradiae includes:
- a CDS encoding nicotinate phosphoribosyltransferase, which codes for MNAADLGLPVDVPSTALFTDQYELTMLQAALRAGTADRRSVFEVFTRRLPEGRRYGVVAGIGRVLDAVENFRFDPGVLGFLREQGIVDEPTLQWLAGYRFSGDIWGYPEGEVYFPGSPILRVEGSFAECVLLETVILSILNHDSAIAAAASRMSAAAGGRRLIEMGARRTHELAAVACSRAAYVGGFEATSDLAAGFRYGIPTVGTSAHAFTLLHDSERDAFRAQVDSLGNGTTLLVDTYDVAEAVRTAVEVAGPGLGAVRIDSGDLLLVAHRVRAQLDELGATDTKIVVTSDLDEYAIASLAAAPVDAYGVGTQLVTGSGHPTCSMVYKLVARASSADPKAPLTPVAKKSVGGKASIGGRKWAARRTDAAGVAEAEIVGTGQVPPELVDRQLLVELVKGGDVVAREPLDAARARHIAARAALPMSAIQLSRGEPVLPTEYL
- a CDS encoding isochorismatase family protein, with protein sequence MHRALIVVDVQNDFCEGGSLAVAGGADVAAAVTELIGAAGGAGYQHVVATRDHHVEPGPHFSDHPDYLTSWPRHCVAGTEGVGFHPNFAPAVASGAIDAVFDKGAYEAAYSGFEGRDENGSTLADWLHARKVTEVDVVGIATDHCVRATALDAAREGFRTHVLLDLTAGVAKESTDRALDELRAAGVELTGKPVVAP
- a CDS encoding immune inhibitor A domain-containing protein encodes the protein MTNRRRAFRASAVVVALAATAATASTFTAWADTTTPAQAATAARANAADKTTVDHDLDGPYSKQQAAQRQAAIEQVLNGETKVESRHGSKVVKLDSKKYVELAREKTDKIFTILVEFGDQVDNTTLVDRKDDDTTELKPKYGGEPGPLHNSIAQPDRSKDNSTAWQADYNQQHFQDLYFGTGKDKKGQPKQSLKTYYEKTSSGRYSVDGAVSDWVKVPYNEARYGSNYCGQTNCANVWDTVRDGLVAWNADQKAKGKTDAEIKATLAQYDQWDRYDFDGDGNFNEPDGYIDHFQIVHAGEDESAGGGVEGTNALWAHRWYAYGTDAGKTGPANNKAGGTQIGDSGIWVGDYTMQPENGGLGVFAHEYGHDLGLPDNYDTSGGENSTGFWDLMSSGSWLGTGKDSIGDLPGDMSAWDKLQLGWLNYAKVNDWQRGTKTTHKLGVSAYNTKNPQALVVELPKKQVTTDIVAPAEGATQWWSDMGDDLKNTLTRSVDLTGKTSASLELQGWYDIELDYDYLYTEVSTDGGANWTAVDGTADGVAIPKDASGAPALTDVSGAHKKLVYNLDAYAGKKFDLRFRYQTDGGAGGKGFTADAITLTADGAAVFSDNAENGDNGWVAKGFSRVGKGFTKEYEQYYIAENRQYVSYDKTLKVGPYNFGFTGDKASWVEHYPYQNGLLIWKWDLSQKDNNTSQHPGVGRILPIDAHPSPLKWRDGSLMRNRVQAYDSPFSISRTDGFQLHNKGEATWVPSQAGNRVFDDHKGVYWFAENPRAGVQVTDTNTQIRVVKEPKNGQTITVQVGPSVK
- a CDS encoding RDD family protein — its product is MSNDQPPPPGQPPPDDDPFRKRPPQEPPQGPPQEPPQGPPSGSPYDRMPPPPPSYGGGGGDPYGGGGGGPYGGGPYGGTDPLSGMPPLAESGKRIAARVIDWLIIAVPLAVIGIPFKIYDRAGDGNDWDDTVNSLNGGGQLVFQLITIVAYVAYDTVMVAKGGQTLGKKWMKLRVAMLNDGSTPPMNASLIRAVVLWLPTLICCACLWPLLLLILILVDKPYKQGLHDKAAKTVVVSVPQ